The proteins below come from a single Streptococcus hyointestinalis genomic window:
- a CDS encoding enoyl-CoA hydratase codes for MSFKYITYDVEDEVARLTLNRPEVSNGFNIPICEEILSALDMAANDEAVRILTFAANGKVFSVGGDLVEMERAVAADDVQSLVRIAELVNDISFAIKKLPKPVIMLTDGAVAGAAANMAVACDFVIASDKTKFIQAFVGVGLAPDAGGLYLLAKAIGVNRATHLAMTGEGLKADKALEYGIVYKVCESEKLEKAAQQLIKKLKRSSVNSFKAIKEMVWQSSFTDWEAYAKLELDLQNSLAFTDDFKEGVRAYTEKRRPQFKGK; via the coding sequence TTTAAATATATTACCTATGATGTGGAGGATGAGGTCGCTAGACTAACGCTTAATCGTCCAGAAGTGTCAAACGGCTTTAATATCCCTATTTGCGAAGAAATCTTATCTGCTCTTGATATGGCAGCAAATGATGAAGCAGTGCGTATCCTTACGTTTGCTGCCAATGGGAAAGTTTTCTCAGTAGGAGGCGACTTGGTTGAGATGGAGCGTGCTGTTGCGGCAGACGACGTTCAATCACTTGTTCGAATCGCTGAGTTGGTCAATGACATTTCCTTTGCCATCAAGAAGTTGCCAAAGCCTGTTATCATGCTAACAGACGGTGCTGTGGCAGGTGCAGCAGCTAATATGGCAGTGGCTTGTGATTTTGTCATTGCCTCTGACAAGACCAAGTTCATCCAAGCTTTTGTGGGCGTTGGTTTGGCGCCTGATGCAGGTGGTTTGTACCTCTTAGCAAAAGCTATTGGCGTTAATCGTGCCACTCATCTTGCCATGACAGGAGAAGGGCTAAAAGCTGATAAAGCTCTTGAATACGGCATTGTCTACAAGGTTTGTGAGTCTGAAAAGTTAGAGAAAGCAGCGCAGCAACTCATCAAAAAGTTGAAGCGCAGCTCAGTCAACTCCTTTAAAGCCATCAAAGAAATGGTTTGGCAAAGTTCTTTTACCGACTGGGAGGCTTATGCGAAGCTAGAGCTCGATTTGCAAAACTCCTTAGCCTTTACCGACGACTTTAAGGAAGGTGTGCGTGCCTACACCGAAAAACGTCGTCCTCAGTTTAAGGGAAAATAA
- a CDS encoding MarR family winged helix-turn-helix transcriptional regulator, with protein MDYSQINAYLVDIFNKVLVIEEMSLKTSRFSDISLKEMHTIEIIGKDDKVTPSDIARAQMITLGTVTASLNKLEAKGYIERRRSQSDRRVVYLSLTKKGRLVDRLHSKFHKRLVDQIVEDFDETDVKALTKGLSNLHQFLEELV; from the coding sequence TTGGATTATAGTCAAATCAATGCTTATCTCGTAGATATTTTCAATAAGGTTTTAGTCATCGAGGAAATGAGCTTGAAAACAAGCCGGTTTAGTGACATTTCGCTAAAAGAAATGCACACGATTGAAATTATTGGTAAGGATGATAAAGTGACTCCAAGTGACATCGCTCGTGCGCAGATGATCACACTAGGAACAGTAACAGCAAGTCTGAATAAGCTTGAAGCTAAAGGCTATATTGAGCGCAGGCGTTCACAGTCTGATCGTAGGGTTGTTTATCTGAGTTTGACGAAAAAAGGGCGTTTGGTTGATCGGTTGCATAGCAAATTCCATAAGCGTTTGGTTGATCAAATTGTCGAGGATTTTGACGAAACAGATGTTAAAGCTCTGACCAAGGGGTTGAGCAATTTACATCAATTTTTAGAGGAGCTCGTCTAA
- a CDS encoding beta-ketoacyl-ACP synthase III, with product MRYAKISQVAHYVPSQVITNDDLSQIMDTSDEWISSRTGIKNRHITKDESTADLASQVAKQLLEKASLEASSIDFIIVATVTPDSMMPSTAAKVQAAIGATNAFVFDLTAACSGFVFALSTAEKFIQSGLYQKGLVIGAETFSKTIDWSDRRTAVLFGDGAGGVLLEASDKAHFLAESLHSDGSRGDGLTSGVVGLNSPFSVVEDNLPYVTMDGRAIFDFTIRDVSKSIAELIERSSFTADSIDYLLLHQANIRILDKMAKKIGVDREKFLANMMEYGNTCAASIPILLSESVDNGTIRLDGSQTILLSGFGGGLTWGSLIVKI from the coding sequence ATGAGATATGCAAAGATTAGTCAAGTGGCGCATTATGTGCCCTCACAGGTCATTACAAATGATGATTTATCACAGATAATGGATACGAGTGATGAGTGGATTTCAAGCCGTACAGGCATTAAAAATCGCCATATCACAAAAGATGAATCAACAGCTGATTTAGCGAGTCAAGTAGCCAAACAATTGCTTGAAAAAGCTTCTCTTGAGGCTAGTAGCATTGATTTTATTATCGTAGCGACAGTGACGCCAGACAGTATGATGCCATCAACCGCAGCCAAGGTTCAAGCAGCTATCGGTGCGACAAATGCTTTTGTCTTTGATTTGACAGCGGCGTGTAGTGGCTTTGTATTTGCCTTATCAACGGCTGAAAAGTTTATCCAGTCTGGGCTTTACCAAAAGGGTTTGGTGATTGGTGCTGAGACTTTTTCTAAGACCATTGACTGGAGCGACCGCAGAACGGCAGTGCTGTTTGGTGATGGTGCTGGTGGGGTTTTGCTTGAAGCGTCTGATAAAGCACACTTTTTAGCAGAGTCTCTGCATTCAGACGGAAGCAGAGGAGATGGGCTCACCTCGGGTGTTGTCGGTCTTAACTCACCATTTTCAGTGGTTGAGGACAATCTTCCTTATGTGACTATGGATGGGCGTGCTATTTTTGACTTTACCATCCGTGATGTGTCAAAAAGTATTGCAGAGCTCATTGAGAGATCAAGCTTTACAGCAGATAGCATTGACTATCTCCTGCTTCATCAGGCTAATATCCGTATCCTAGACAAGATGGCTAAGAAAATCGGTGTTGATAGAGAGAAGTTTTTAGCCAATATGATGGAGTATGGTAACACCTGTGCCGCAAGTATCCCGATATTATTATCCGAGTCGGTAGACAATGGCACTATTAGATTAGACGGCAGCCAAACAATTTTACTATCAGGTTTTGGTGGAGGATTGACATGGGGCAGTCTAATTGTTAAAATTTAG
- a CDS encoding acyl carrier protein codes for MAVFEKVQEIIVEELGKETDEVTMETTFDDLDADSLDVFQVISEIEDEFDIQIETEEGLNTVGDLVAYVEEKTK; via the coding sequence ATGGCAGTATTTGAAAAAGTACAAGAAATTATCGTTGAAGAACTTGGTAAAGAGACAGATGAAGTGACAATGGAAACAACTTTTGATGATCTTGACGCAGACTCACTTGATGTTTTCCAAGTAATCTCTGAAATCGAAGATGAATTCGACATCCAAATCGAAACTGAAGAAGGTCTTAACACAGTTGGTGACTTGGTTGCTTACGTTGAAGAAAAAACAAAATAA
- the fabK gene encoding enoyl-[acyl-carrier-protein] reductase FabK yields MKSRITELLNIKYPIFQGGMAWVADGDLAAAVSKAGGLGIIGGGNAPKEVVKANIDKIKAVTDKPFGVNIMLLSPFVEDIVDLVIEEGVKVVTTGAGNPGKYMDRFHEAGITVIPVVPSVALARRMEKMGADAVIAEGMEAGGHIGKLTTMTLVRQVVDAVSIPVIAAGGIADGRGAAAGFMLGAEAIQVGTRFVVAKESNAHPNFKAKILKAKDIDTVVSAQVVGHPVRALKNKLATAYAKAEKDFLAGKITQAEIEELGAGALRNAVVDGDVDYGSVMAGQIAGFVSKEETCEEILKDLYYGARDVILEEAKRWEED; encoded by the coding sequence ATGAAAAGTCGTATTACAGAATTATTAAACATTAAATATCCTATTTTTCAAGGTGGTATGGCATGGGTTGCTGATGGTGATTTGGCGGCTGCCGTATCAAAAGCAGGTGGTTTAGGTATTATCGGTGGTGGTAATGCTCCTAAAGAAGTTGTCAAGGCTAATATTGATAAGATTAAAGCCGTGACAGACAAACCTTTTGGGGTTAATATCATGCTTCTCTCACCATTTGTCGAAGACATTGTTGACCTTGTCATTGAAGAAGGGGTCAAAGTTGTCACAACTGGTGCAGGTAATCCAGGAAAATATATGGACCGTTTCCACGAAGCAGGGATTACTGTTATCCCAGTGGTTCCAAGTGTCGCTCTTGCTCGTCGTATGGAAAAAATGGGAGCTGACGCTGTCATTGCTGAAGGTATGGAAGCAGGAGGTCACATTGGTAAGTTGACCACTATGACACTTGTGCGCCAAGTGGTGGACGCGGTGTCTATTCCTGTTATTGCAGCTGGTGGTATTGCTGACGGACGAGGTGCTGCAGCAGGCTTTATGTTGGGAGCTGAAGCTATCCAAGTCGGTACTCGCTTTGTCGTCGCTAAAGAGTCTAATGCTCACCCTAACTTTAAGGCAAAAATCTTAAAAGCAAAAGACATCGATACGGTAGTGTCTGCACAAGTTGTTGGACACCCTGTACGTGCTCTTAAAAATAAATTGGCAACAGCCTATGCTAAGGCTGAAAAAGATTTCTTGGCTGGTAAAATCACCCAAGCAGAAATCGAAGAACTCGGCGCTGGTGCACTCCGTAATGCCGTTGTTGATGGTGATGTCGACTATGGTTCTGTGATGGCAGGTCAAATTGCAGGTTTTGTTAGCAAAGAAGAAACCTGTGAAGAGATTTTAAAAGACCTCTACTACGGCGCCCGTGATGTTATCCTAGAAGAAGCTAAACGCTGGGAAGAAGATTAA
- the fabD gene encoding ACP S-malonyltransferase produces the protein MTKTAFLFAGQGAQSLGMARDLYETYPIVQETFNQASQVLGYDVRKLIDEDEEKLNQTRYTQPAILTTSVAIYRLLLEKGITADMVAGLSLGEYSALVASGALDFESALALVAKRGEYMESAAPCGSGKMVAVLNTPVDTIEEACKKASREGIVSLANYNTPTQIVIGGEVAAVDTAVEYLKEAGAKRLVPLKVSGPFHTALLKPASDKLAKELEAVTFEDFKLPLIGNTKARVMEKSEIKTLLARQVMEPVRFYESIDTMVSLGMTNVIEIGPGKVLAGFLKKIDKTIPSVSVYDKASLEELLAR, from the coding sequence ATGACGAAAACCGCATTCTTATTTGCAGGTCAAGGTGCCCAAAGTCTTGGAATGGCGCGTGATCTCTATGAGACCTACCCGATTGTACAAGAAACTTTTAATCAAGCAAGTCAGGTTTTAGGCTATGATGTGCGCAAGTTGATTGACGAAGATGAGGAAAAACTCAATCAAACCCGCTACACCCAACCTGCTATTTTAACAACTTCTGTTGCGATTTATCGCTTGCTTCTTGAAAAAGGAATTACCGCAGATATGGTTGCTGGTCTTTCCTTGGGCGAGTACTCAGCTCTAGTAGCTTCTGGTGCACTTGATTTTGAGAGTGCTTTGGCACTTGTCGCAAAGCGTGGTGAATACATGGAGTCAGCTGCTCCGTGTGGTAGTGGTAAGATGGTCGCTGTCCTCAATACACCAGTGGATACGATTGAGGAGGCATGTAAGAAAGCCTCTAGAGAGGGTATCGTCTCTCTAGCCAACTACAATACACCGACACAAATCGTTATCGGTGGCGAAGTTGCAGCAGTTGATACAGCTGTTGAATACTTAAAAGAAGCTGGCGCTAAGCGCCTTGTCCCACTAAAGGTATCTGGTCCCTTCCACACGGCTTTATTAAAGCCTGCTAGTGACAAGTTAGCTAAAGAGCTTGAGGCAGTTACTTTTGAGGACTTTAAGTTGCCACTCATTGGCAATACAAAAGCACGTGTCATGGAAAAAAGTGAGATTAAGACTTTACTAGCTCGTCAAGTCATGGAGCCGGTGCGTTTTTATGAGTCGATTGACACGATGGTTTCACTGGGAATGACAAATGTGATTGAGATTGGTCCAGGTAAGGTGTTAGCTGGTTTCTTGAAAAAAATTGATAAGACAATTCCAAGTGTTTCTGTCTACGACAAGGCTAGCTTGGAAGAACTACTTGCGAGATAG
- the fabG gene encoding 3-oxoacyl-[acyl-carrier-protein] reductase, with protein sequence MELHGKTVFVTGSTRGIGLAIAHKFAQLGANVVLNGRRAVPESLLETFSHYNGEVLAVSGDVSDEADSKRMVAEVTKILGNIDVLVNNAGITNDKLMLKMTQEDFEKVLKVNLTGAFNMTQAVLKPMSKARSGAIINISSVVGLVGNVGQANYAASKAGLIGFSKSVAREVAGRGVRVNVVAPGFIESDMTDAIPDKLKDAMLAQIPMKRIGKPEEVAEVVAFLAKQEYLTGQVLAIDGGMTMQ encoded by the coding sequence TTGGAACTTCATGGAAAAACGGTTTTTGTAACAGGTTCAACACGTGGTATCGGCTTAGCGATCGCTCATAAATTTGCGCAACTAGGTGCCAATGTTGTCCTCAATGGACGTCGTGCGGTGCCTGAGAGTCTACTTGAGACATTTTCACACTACAATGGCGAGGTTCTAGCTGTTAGTGGCGATGTGTCTGATGAGGCTGATAGCAAACGCATGGTAGCTGAAGTAACTAAGATTTTAGGCAACATTGATGTCCTAGTCAATAATGCAGGTATCACAAACGATAAGCTCATGCTCAAAATGACACAAGAGGACTTTGAAAAAGTCTTGAAAGTTAACTTGACAGGTGCCTTTAACATGACACAGGCAGTTCTAAAGCCTATGAGTAAGGCACGTTCTGGTGCTATTATCAACATCTCAAGTGTTGTTGGCTTGGTTGGAAATGTCGGACAAGCCAATTATGCAGCTTCAAAAGCAGGTTTGATTGGTTTTAGCAAGTCAGTAGCACGTGAGGTTGCTGGTCGTGGTGTCCGTGTCAATGTAGTTGCGCCAGGATTTATCGAGTCTGATATGACAGATGCTATTCCTGATAAGCTAAAGGATGCCATGTTAGCGCAAATCCCGATGAAGCGTATCGGAAAACCTGAAGAGGTTGCTGAAGTGGTCGCATTTTTAGCAAAACAAGAATATCTAACAGGTCAAGTGCTTGCCATTGATGGTGGCATGACCATGCAATAA
- the fabF gene encoding beta-ketoacyl-ACP synthase II — translation MTENRVVVTGYGVTSPIGNTPEEFWNSLKTGKIGIGPITKFDTTDFSVYNAGEIQDFPFDKYFVRKDKNRMDMYSLYAIYAALEAVEMAQLETDNLDHDRVGVIVSSGIGGLQELEDQITRMNDRGPKRVQPMFIPKALSNMAAGNIAMRLNAQGVCKSITTACASANDAIGEAFREIKFGLQDVVICGGSESSITKIGIAGFQNLTALSQTEDPARSSIPFDKDRNGFVMGEGAGILILESLEHAQKRGATILAEVVGYGNTCDAYHMTTPTPDGSGAAKAMKLAMNEAGIDASQVGYVNAHGTSTQANEHSESQAIVAVLGKDVPVSSTKSFTGHLLGAAGGVEAIATIEAIRHQYVPMTAGTKGLSEDIEANVIYGQGVDAPIEYALSNTFGFGGHNAVTAFKRWED, via the coding sequence ATGACTGAAAATAGAGTAGTTGTAACAGGTTATGGTGTCACATCACCAATCGGAAATACTCCAGAAGAATTTTGGAACAGTTTAAAAACAGGAAAAATTGGAATTGGTCCGATCACAAAGTTTGACACAACAGACTTTAGTGTTTACAATGCCGGTGAAATCCAAGATTTCCCATTTGATAAATACTTTGTACGCAAAGACAAAAATAGAATGGACATGTACTCTCTTTATGCGATTTATGCAGCGCTAGAGGCTGTAGAAATGGCACAATTAGAGACAGACAATCTCGATCACGACCGTGTTGGTGTCATCGTCTCAAGCGGTATCGGTGGTCTGCAAGAGCTAGAAGATCAGATTACACGTATGAATGATCGTGGTCCCAAGCGTGTACAACCGATGTTTATCCCTAAAGCCTTATCTAATATGGCTGCTGGAAATATCGCTATGCGCTTAAATGCCCAAGGGGTATGTAAGTCTATCACAACAGCATGTGCGTCTGCTAACGACGCTATCGGCGAAGCTTTTCGTGAAATCAAATTTGGGCTTCAAGACGTGGTTATCTGTGGTGGTTCTGAAAGTTCTATCACAAAAATCGGTATCGCAGGTTTCCAAAACCTAACCGCTCTTTCTCAAACAGAAGACCCAGCACGTTCTTCTATTCCATTTGACAAGGATAGAAATGGTTTTGTCATGGGTGAGGGAGCAGGTATCCTTATTTTAGAGAGCCTAGAGCACGCTCAAAAACGTGGCGCTACTATCTTAGCAGAGGTTGTTGGTTATGGAAATACCTGTGACGCTTATCACATGACAACACCAACACCAGACGGATCAGGTGCTGCAAAAGCTATGAAACTAGCGATGAATGAAGCAGGTATTGACGCAAGTCAAGTTGGCTATGTCAATGCCCACGGAACATCTACACAAGCCAATGAACACAGTGAAAGTCAAGCTATCGTCGCTGTTCTTGGAAAAGACGTGCCAGTATCTTCTACAAAATCCTTTACAGGACACCTTTTAGGGGCTGCAGGTGGTGTTGAAGCTATCGCTACTATCGAAGCTATTCGCCACCAGTATGTGCCAATGACAGCTGGTACCAAGGGATTATCAGAAGATATCGAGGCTAATGTCATCTATGGTCAAGGTGTGGACGCTCCAATTGAGTATGCTTTGTCAAACACTTTTGGCTTTGGTGGACACAATGCCGTGACAGCTTTCAAACGTTGGGAGGATTAG
- the accB gene encoding acetyl-CoA carboxylase biotin carboxyl carrier protein encodes MNISEIKELMAQFDSSSLREFSYRNASDELHFSKNTLAPAEKAVEPILEVPLTPIEAQPASVNSAPVEVEVNTEVVAEGDLVESPLVGVAYLAPAPDKPNFVSVGDTVKKGQTLLIIEAMKVMNEVPAPKDGVVTEVLVENEEVVEFGKGLVRIK; translated from the coding sequence GTGAATATCTCAGAAATCAAAGAATTGATGGCGCAGTTTGACAGCTCTAGCTTGCGTGAGTTTTCTTATCGTAATGCTAGTGATGAATTGCACTTCAGCAAAAATACTTTAGCTCCTGCTGAAAAAGCGGTTGAGCCTATCTTAGAAGTTCCGCTAACACCTATTGAGGCACAACCTGCTAGTGTTAATTCTGCACCAGTAGAGGTAGAAGTAAACACAGAAGTTGTTGCAGAGGGTGACCTTGTAGAGAGTCCTTTGGTTGGTGTGGCTTACTTAGCACCAGCACCTGACAAACCAAACTTTGTCTCTGTCGGCGATACTGTCAAAAAAGGACAAACTCTCCTTATCATCGAAGCGATGAAAGTCATGAACGAAGTGCCAGCACCTAAAGACGGTGTGGTCACTGAAGTTCTGGTTGAAAATGAAGAAGTTGTAGAATTTGGTAAAGGATTGGTACGTATTAAATGA
- the fabZ gene encoding 3-hydroxyacyl-ACP dehydratase FabZ: protein MIDITKIREALPHRYPMLLVDRVLEVSEDEITAIKNVTINEPFFNGHFPEYPVMPGVLIMEALAQTAGVLELSKEENQGKLVFYAGMDKVRFKKQVVPGDQLVMTAKFVKRRGTIAVVEAKAEVDGQLAASGTLTFALGKN from the coding sequence ATGATTGATATTACAAAAATTCGTGAAGCACTTCCTCATCGTTATCCCATGCTTTTGGTTGATAGAGTCTTAGAAGTATCTGAGGACGAAATCACAGCTATTAAAAATGTGACCATCAACGAACCTTTCTTTAATGGGCATTTTCCAGAATACCCTGTTATGCCAGGAGTGCTTATCATGGAGGCTCTTGCGCAGACAGCTGGTGTCTTGGAATTGTCAAAAGAAGAAAATCAAGGAAAACTCGTCTTTTACGCTGGTATGGACAAGGTTCGCTTCAAAAAGCAAGTTGTTCCTGGCGATCAGCTTGTCATGACGGCAAAATTTGTCAAACGTCGTGGTACAATTGCTGTAGTGGAAGCTAAGGCAGAAGTAGACGGACAATTAGCCGCTAGTGGAACCTTAACCTTTGCGCTTGGTAAAAACTAG
- a CDS encoding acetyl-CoA carboxylase biotin carboxylase subunit: MFKKLLIANRGEIAVRIIRAARELGIATVAVYSEADKEALHTILADEAICIGPSKSSDSYLNMNTVLSAAIVTGAQAIHPGFGFLSENSKFATMCEEMHIKFIGPSGLVMDKMGDKINARAEMIKANVPVIPGSKGEVTTTQEALEVADTIGYPVMLKASAGGGGKGIRKVERREDLVAAFESASQEALAAFGNGAMYIEKVIYPARHIEVQILGDHFGNIVHLGERDCSLQRNNQKVLEESPSIAIGATLRQKIGEAAVRAAKAVSYENAGTIEFLLDEKTGEFYFMEMNTRVQVEHPVTEFVTGVDIVKEQIRIAAGQPLSVSQDDICLKGHAIECRINAENPKFNFAPSPGKITELYLPSGGVGLRVDSAVYQGYTIPPYYDSMIAKIIVHGSNRFDALMKMQRALYELEIEGVVTNSEFQMDLISDARVIAGDYDTAFLMETFLPEYEQTED, translated from the coding sequence ATGTTCAAAAAACTATTGATTGCAAACCGTGGGGAAATTGCGGTGCGGATTATCCGTGCGGCACGTGAACTGGGAATTGCAACGGTTGCGGTTTATTCAGAAGCTGATAAAGAGGCGCTTCATACCATTCTAGCAGATGAAGCTATTTGCATTGGCCCTAGTAAATCAAGTGACTCTTATCTCAATATGAATACTGTGCTTTCTGCAGCTATTGTCACAGGAGCACAAGCTATTCACCCAGGCTTTGGTTTTCTAAGTGAAAACTCAAAATTTGCCACCATGTGCGAGGAAATGCACATTAAATTCATCGGACCATCTGGACTTGTCATGGACAAGATGGGCGACAAGATCAATGCACGTGCTGAGATGATAAAAGCTAATGTCCCTGTCATTCCAGGCTCAAAAGGCGAGGTCACAACGACTCAAGAAGCGCTTGAAGTGGCAGACACTATTGGCTATCCAGTCATGCTCAAAGCTTCAGCAGGTGGCGGTGGTAAAGGTATCCGCAAGGTTGAGCGCAGGGAAGACTTGGTGGCAGCTTTTGAGTCTGCCTCACAGGAAGCTCTTGCAGCCTTTGGTAATGGTGCCATGTACATTGAAAAGGTCATCTATCCTGCCCGCCACATTGAGGTTCAGATTTTAGGGGATCACTTTGGCAATATAGTCCATCTAGGTGAGCGTGATTGCTCACTGCAGCGTAACAATCAAAAGGTTTTAGAAGAAAGCCCATCTATTGCGATTGGGGCGACGCTTCGTCAAAAGATTGGTGAGGCTGCTGTTCGAGCTGCCAAAGCTGTTTCTTATGAAAATGCAGGAACGATTGAGTTTCTCCTTGATGAAAAAACAGGCGAGTTCTACTTCATGGAGATGAATACACGTGTCCAAGTAGAGCACCCTGTGACAGAGTTTGTGACAGGCGTTGATATCGTCAAAGAGCAAATTCGTATTGCAGCTGGGCAGCCATTGTCTGTTTCTCAAGACGATATTTGCCTAAAAGGGCACGCTATTGAGTGCCGTATCAATGCTGAAAATCCTAAGTTTAACTTTGCACCAAGTCCAGGTAAGATTACTGAGCTTTACTTGCCGTCTGGCGGTGTTGGCTTGCGTGTAGACTCTGCTGTTTACCAAGGCTACACCATCCCACCTTACTATGACAGTATGATTGCTAAAATCATCGTTCATGGCAGCAATCGCTTTGATGCGCTGATGAAAATGCAGCGTGCGCTGTATGAGCTTGAAATTGAAGGTGTGGTAACCAATAGCGAGTTTCAGATGGACTTGATTTCTGACGCTCGTGTTATTGCAGGTGATTATGATACTGCCTTTTTGATGGAAACCTTTTTACCCGAGTACGAACAAACTGAGGACTAG
- the accD gene encoding acetyl-CoA carboxylase, carboxyltransferase subunit beta, translated as MALFSKKDKYIRINPNRSVRRQEELELPEVPDELFAKCPACRHMIYQKDLGLAKICPQCHYNFRISAKERLLLTVDEGSFEELFTGIASKNPLQFPGYEEKLEKAKETTGLDEAVLTGLATICDQKVALAIMDAHFIMASMGTVVGEKITRLFELATKEKLPVVIFTASGGARMQEGIMSLMQMAKISAAVKRHSNAGIFYLTVLTDPTTGGVTASFAMEGDIILAEPQALIGFAGRRVIETTVREDLPDRFQKAEFLLEHGFVDKIVERTDLRQTIAQLLALHGGEL; from the coding sequence ATGGCACTTTTTAGTAAAAAAGATAAATATATCCGTATCAATCCCAACCGTTCTGTGCGCCGTCAAGAAGAGCTAGAGTTACCAGAAGTTCCTGATGAGCTCTTTGCCAAGTGCCCAGCATGTCGGCACATGATTTACCAAAAGGACTTGGGACTTGCCAAAATCTGTCCACAGTGTCACTATAATTTTCGCATTAGCGCCAAAGAGCGTCTCTTGCTGACGGTGGATGAGGGCAGTTTTGAAGAGCTGTTCACTGGTATCGCTAGCAAAAATCCACTGCAATTTCCAGGCTATGAAGAAAAACTCGAAAAAGCAAAAGAGACAACGGGTCTTGATGAGGCGGTGCTTACTGGTCTAGCGACTATTTGCGACCAAAAAGTGGCGCTTGCTATCATGGATGCGCACTTTATCATGGCAAGTATGGGAACGGTTGTCGGTGAGAAAATCACTCGTCTCTTTGAGTTAGCGACAAAAGAAAAGCTTCCTGTTGTCATTTTCACTGCTTCTGGTGGTGCTAGGATGCAAGAGGGGATCATGAGTTTGATGCAGATGGCAAAGATTTCTGCGGCTGTTAAGCGTCATTCGAACGCTGGGATCTTTTATTTGACTGTTCTAACTGACCCAACGACAGGTGGGGTGACCGCTAGTTTTGCTATGGAAGGGGATATTATCCTTGCTGAGCCGCAAGCTCTTATTGGATTTGCTGGGCGTCGTGTTATTGAGACAACGGTGCGTGAGGATTTGCCAGACCGTTTCCAAAAGGCAGAGTTTCTCCTGGAGCATGGCTTTGTGGACAAGATTGTGGAGCGTACAGACTTACGTCAGACCATCGCTCAGCTATTAGCATTGCACGGAGGTGAGTTATGA
- a CDS encoding acetyl-CoA carboxylase carboxyl transferase subunit alpha yields the protein MSDVSRILKEARDQNRLTTLDYAEKVFDDFIELHGDRHYGDDGAVVGGIARLDGRRVTVIGIQKGKNLQDNLKRNFGQPNPEGYRKACRLMKQAEKFGRPVITFINTAGAYPGVGAEERGQGEAIARNLLEMSDLKVPIIAVIIGEGGSGGALALALADKVWMLENTMYAILSPEGFASILWKDGSRAPEAAELMKITAGELLQMGVIDRIIPEHGYFSSEIVDMLKAALIEEIDSLSQLPLEELLEERYQRFRKY from the coding sequence ATGAGTGATGTATCCCGCATTTTAAAAGAAGCTCGGGACCAAAATCGTCTGACGACTCTGGATTATGCCGAGAAAGTATTTGACGATTTTATAGAGCTACATGGTGATAGACACTATGGTGATGATGGTGCTGTTGTCGGAGGTATCGCCCGCCTAGATGGTCGTCGCGTCACTGTCATTGGTATCCAAAAAGGGAAAAATCTGCAAGACAACCTCAAGCGTAACTTCGGACAGCCTAATCCAGAAGGTTACCGTAAGGCATGCCGCTTGATGAAGCAGGCGGAAAAATTTGGTCGTCCAGTTATTACCTTTATCAATACCGCTGGTGCTTATCCTGGTGTTGGTGCTGAGGAGCGTGGACAGGGTGAGGCGATTGCTCGCAATCTCCTTGAGATGAGTGACCTCAAGGTGCCTATCATTGCCGTTATCATCGGTGAGGGTGGCTCTGGAGGAGCGCTTGCCTTGGCGCTAGCAGATAAGGTATGGATGCTTGAAAATACCATGTATGCTATTTTGAGTCCTGAAGGTTTTGCTTCTATCTTGTGGAAAGATGGCAGCAGAGCACCTGAGGCGGCAGAATTGATGAAGATAACAGCGGGTGAGTTACTGCAGATGGGTGTGATTGACCGTATCATCCCAGAGCACGGCTATTTCTCCAGTGAAATTGTCGATATGCTAAAAGCAGCGCTCATTGAAGAGATAGACTCGCTTAGCCAGTTGCCTCTAGAGGAATTGCTAGAAGAGCGTTATCAACGCTTTCGAAAATACTAA